One genomic segment of Bacteroidota bacterium includes these proteins:
- a CDS encoding TonB-dependent receptor: protein MRLFSLGILLLIIGISSTQAQNCGIRGQITDSKTGETLIGVNVVITGTTTGVATDLDGNYWIDDLEAGTYSISMSYISYSPQIIYDIVLKPGEKTTLNVILAASENELEEVVIQARQVENTANSMLSVQKKSINVQDGISAQEIARYGSSDAAESMKKVTGASLVDGKYIYVRGLGDRYTTSQLNGQLLPSTDPYKNSPPMDIIPAGLLDNIITSKTFTPDLPGNFTGGNVNITTKSFPDDFVMNLSTGFGYNDQSSFNNQFLTLNRGNLDWLGYDDGTKSIPEILENEDVNSLLTKGFYIPARKDPELANILDSASKSLSPIMSPRQMTAPLDHAVAFSVGNTKNVLGNPLGYYIGVNFKREFRSYNDGTSASYFLGETNAPGLTKYYDLNDARSVESPQLGGMINLAYKLNNNNQLEFTTLYNHDTEISSRYQNGAWPGGISNSDATFETRNLGFRERTLLSYQLAGEHLLNPAKEIKLEWGASIFNTSQEDPDLRFFANTNVGDSLYYITSSEYDEPFHFWRTLEDKQYQGKFDLSIPFAETFSKSNKLKFGGAYSYKTRDFNEYRFKMLNRDGNNYAGDADTYFAPNNTGIIGNDIDKEQYIFGLYTVNDSQEENNYSGHEGIAAGYGMAIFEFLPGWKLIAGARLETTDIYVASQDTSKSPGAIKDLDVLPSINMVHALNDKMNLRFGFSKTIARPNMRELAPFASFEFIGGEIYLGNPELQKTNISNFDTRWEFFPKAGELIAVSAYYKNFINPIILVYNPKAANPEFQFKNTEKAYVYGLEFEFRKNLSFLTSGLKDFDFSTNLSYIYSRVDLDSLEKAVNQNFNPDFPDYRPFQGQSPYLVNANLGYSNTPLKLDAIVTYNLFGKRLSEVSQSGTPDIYERPATTLDAFINKGIGDHIRIRIGVKNILNSQYLKTISYKENDYTIQQYETGRTYSLALYWTIK, encoded by the coding sequence ATGCGACTTTTCAGTTTAGGAATTCTACTTTTAATAATAGGAATTTCATCTACACAAGCCCAAAACTGCGGCATACGAGGTCAAATAACTGATTCCAAAACAGGAGAAACTTTAATTGGAGTGAATGTGGTAATCACAGGAACTACCACAGGTGTTGCAACAGATCTTGATGGCAATTATTGGATTGATGATTTGGAAGCAGGCACATATTCAATATCCATGAGCTATATATCCTATTCGCCACAAATTATATATGATATTGTTTTAAAACCGGGAGAAAAAACTACCTTAAATGTGATACTAGCCGCCTCAGAAAATGAATTAGAGGAAGTTGTAATTCAAGCTCGTCAAGTTGAAAATACCGCCAACTCAATGTTATCTGTACAAAAAAAATCCATTAATGTGCAAGATGGAATTTCTGCACAGGAAATTGCAAGATACGGTTCTTCAGATGCAGCAGAAAGCATGAAAAAAGTTACAGGTGCTTCATTAGTTGATGGTAAATATATTTATGTGAGAGGGTTGGGTGATCGCTATACTACCAGTCAATTGAATGGTCAATTATTGCCAAGTACTGATCCTTATAAAAATAGTCCTCCAATGGATATTATTCCAGCAGGATTATTAGATAATATTATTACATCTAAAACTTTCACTCCGGATTTACCTGGAAATTTTACCGGTGGTAATGTAAACATCACGACTAAAAGTTTTCCTGATGATTTTGTAATGAATTTATCTACGGGTTTTGGATATAATGATCAAAGTTCTTTTAACAATCAATTTTTAACATTGAATAGAGGTAACTTGGATTGGTTAGGGTATGATGATGGCACGAAATCCATTCCTGAAATTTTAGAAAATGAAGATGTAAATTCTTTACTTACAAAAGGGTTTTATATTCCTGCCAGGAAGGATCCGGAATTAGCTAATATTTTAGATTCTGCATCCAAATCTTTATCTCCAATAATGTCTCCACGACAAATGACTGCACCCTTAGATCATGCTGTAGCATTTTCAGTTGGTAATACCAAAAATGTGTTGGGCAATCCATTGGGTTATTATATCGGTGTAAATTTTAAACGTGAATTCAGAAGTTATAATGATGGTACTTCTGCATCCTATTTTCTTGGAGAAACAAATGCGCCCGGTCTTACAAAATATTATGATTTAAATGATGCTCGCAGTGTAGAATCACCGCAGCTTGGTGGCATGATAAATCTTGCATATAAATTAAATAATAATAACCAATTGGAATTTACCACTCTATATAATCATGATACCGAAATAAGTAGCCGATATCAAAATGGTGCTTGGCCGGGTGGCATTTCTAATAGTGATGCAACATTCGAAACCCGTAATCTTGGATTCAGAGAACGAACATTATTAAGCTATCAATTGGCTGGTGAACATTTATTAAATCCGGCAAAAGAAATAAAGTTAGAATGGGGTGCAAGTATTTTTAATACATCTCAAGAGGATCCTGATCTTCGCTTTTTTGCAAATACAAATGTCGGTGATTCTTTATATTATATTACTTCAAGCGAATATGATGAACCATTTCATTTTTGGAGAACATTGGAAGACAAACAATATCAGGGAAAGTTTGATTTATCTATTCCTTTTGCGGAAACATTTAGTAAAAGCAATAAATTAAAATTTGGTGGTGCTTACAGTTATAAGACAAGAGATTTTAATGAGTACAGATTTAAAATGTTGAACAGGGATGGTAATAATTATGCAGGTGATGCAGATACATATTTTGCACCTAATAATACAGGTATAATTGGAAATGATATTGATAAGGAGCAATACATTTTTGGACTATATACAGTAAATGATTCTCAGGAAGAAAATAATTATTCAGGACATGAAGGAATAGCCGCAGGGTATGGAATGGCAATATTCGAATTTTTACCTGGATGGAAATTAATTGCAGGTGCAAGACTAGAAACAACTGACATATATGTTGCTAGTCAGGATACCTCAAAATCTCCTGGAGCTATTAAAGATTTAGATGTTCTTCCTTCCATAAATATGGTGCATGCATTAAATGATAAAATGAATTTACGATTTGGATTTAGCAAAACTATTGCCCGACCAAATATGCGTGAACTTGCACCTTTTGCTTCTTTTGAATTTATTGGAGGAGAGATTTATTTAGGAAATCCTGAGTTACAAAAAACTAACATCAGCAACTTTGATACACGATGGGAATTTTTTCCAAAGGCAGGAGAGTTAATTGCGGTGAGCGCTTATTATAAAAACTTCATAAACCCAATTATTTTAGTTTACAATCCAAAGGCGGCAAATCCTGAATTTCAATTTAAAAATACAGAGAAGGCGTATGTATATGGATTGGAATTTGAATTTCGAAAAAATCTAAGTTTTCTAACTTCTGGTTTAAAAGATTTCGACTTTAGTACAAATCTTTCCTACATATATTCCAGAGTTGATTTAGATAGTTTAGAAAAGGCAGTGAATCAAAATTTCAATCCTGATTTCCCGGATTACAGACCATTTCAGGGACAAAGTCCTTATTTGGTTAATGCCAATTTAGGATATTCAAATACACCATTAAAATTAGATGCAATTGTTACCTATAATTTATTTGGAAAAAGATTAAGCGAAGTAAGTCAATCAGGAACACCCGATATTTATGAACGACCTGCAACTACGTTAGATGCATTTATTAATAAGGGAATAGGAGATCATATTCGAATAAGAATTGGCGTAAAGAATATTTTAAATTCGCAATATCTAAAAACAATTTCCTATAAAGAAAACGATTATACAATTCAACAATATGAAACGGGCCGCACGTATAGTTTAGCTTTATATTGGACTATAAAATAA
- a CDS encoding T9SS type A sorting domain-containing protein, with protein MKKLTLLSIYAAFATMAFAQSQVVITDEDLGSGIYNWTPDKEYLLDGFVYIESGGILNIAAGTVIKGLETPTSSDNASALIITQGAKINVNGTQSEPVIMTSELDDVNDPSDLTAQDRSLWGGLVILGNATIGNATSPAQVEGIPTDEIRAQYGGENDSDNSGSIKYLSIRHCGAELAPGNEINGLTLGGVGSETILEYIEIFASSDDGVEFFGGTPNIKNLVLACNSDDSFDWDTGFRGNGQFWFVLQDIDEADNGGELDGAIPDGQTPYSNPTVYNVTMIGSGISAAAANPAALLFRDASGGTIANSIITSYNFYAIEVEDLPEASGVDSRQRMEDGVLNLKNNIWYEFGNGDGLVVGEMIRATADAEDPTCAFLISHFTDNENTIVNPQIGGISRLPNGGLDPRPSAIGPAYNTSLTTSLDEFFTTVPYKGAFAANETNWMDIWTALSEYGYLSETIAIDQLNKLDADIAVYPNPVIDNATLQLTLAKTEKVNITLVDIQGRVVTKIANSETLNAGMHTFTIETDELASGLYQLRVSSLNGISETKIIIN; from the coding sequence ATGAAAAAATTAACTTTATTATCAATTTATGCAGCATTTGCAACTATGGCATTTGCGCAATCACAGGTTGTGATTACAGACGAAGACCTTGGGAGTGGAATTTATAACTGGACTCCAGACAAGGAATATCTTTTAGATGGTTTTGTGTATATAGAATCTGGTGGAATTTTAAATATAGCAGCGGGTACTGTGATAAAAGGATTAGAAACACCCACCTCATCAGATAATGCATCTGCTTTAATTATTACACAAGGTGCAAAAATTAATGTGAATGGTACACAATCAGAACCTGTAATTATGACATCAGAATTAGACGATGTAAATGACCCCAGTGATCTTACAGCACAAGACCGTTCGCTTTGGGGGGGCTTAGTTATTTTGGGCAATGCTACCATTGGAAATGCAACATCTCCTGCACAAGTTGAAGGCATACCCACTGATGAAATTCGTGCACAATACGGTGGTGAGAATGACTCCGATAATAGTGGTTCTATTAAATATCTTTCCATTCGACATTGCGGTGCTGAATTGGCTCCGGGAAATGAAATTAATGGTTTAACACTTGGTGGTGTAGGTTCAGAAACTATCTTGGAATATATTGAAATATTTGCCAGCTCTGACGATGGTGTTGAATTTTTTGGTGGAACACCTAATATCAAAAATCTTGTATTAGCATGTAACTCGGATGATAGTTTTGATTGGGATACCGGATTTCGTGGTAATGGACAATTTTGGTTTGTATTACAAGATATTGATGAAGCAGATAATGGCGGCGAATTAGATGGTGCTATCCCTGATGGACAAACACCTTATTCAAATCCAACAGTATATAATGTAACAATGATTGGAAGTGGTATTAGTGCTGCGGCTGCAAATCCTGCTGCTCTATTATTCCGTGATGCTTCTGGTGGAACGATAGCAAATAGTATTATAACAAGTTATAATTTTTATGCAATTGAAGTAGAAGATTTACCTGAAGCTTCTGGTGTTGACAGTCGCCAACGTATGGAAGATGGTGTTTTAAATTTGAAAAACAATATTTGGTATGAATTCGGAAATGGTGATGGATTAGTAGTAGGTGAAATGATTCGTGCCACTGCAGATGCAGAAGATCCTACTTGTGCTTTTTTGATTTCTCATTTTACTGATAATGAAAATACTATTGTTAATCCGCAAATAGGTGGTATTAGTCGTTTACCAAATGGTGGATTAGATCCAAGACCAAGTGCAATAGGTCCAGCTTACAATACTTCTCTTACTACTTCTCTTGATGAATTTTTTACAACTGTTCCTTACAAAGGAGCATTTGCTGCTAACGAAACAAATTGGATGGATATCTGGACTGCTCTTTCTGAATATGGTTATTTATCTGAAACCATAGCTATTGATCAATTAAATAAATTAGATGCTGATATAGCTGTTTATCCAAACCCTGTTATAGATAATGCAACATTACAATTAACACTTGCAAAGACAGAAAAAGTAAATATTACTTTGGTAGATATTCAAGGACGTGTTGTTACTAAAATTGCAAATAGTGAAACTTTAAATGCAGGTATGCATACTTTCACTATTGAAACTGACGAACTTGCTTCTGGCTTATATCAATTACGTGTGAGTTCATTAAACGGAATATCAGAAACAAAAATCATTATTAATTAA